ttataaatatgtttaagtagtattaaatttttttatacacAATCTAGCCCCCGATGTTTTGATCTTGGCTCTGTCACTCTTAATAAGCAAATATTACAGAGATTCATGATCATTTAAATTTTGGTGGATCGAATCCATGATTTTACATTTCAACATATTAaactcttaatttttttttttttttgtcactgATAATGAGAAAAGCGAGCTTTAAATATAAAACTCAATTAACATAGCATTACTTATTTTATGTGCGATCAAATTTGCGATTTTAATAATTGTATTGTATGAatttgtaaaatattatttcaagaaataaaaaatataatttcaaatacaagataaaataaataattctcatttaattaaattagatattcacaaagtttttttttaaagatattcacaaagatttaataatacaaaaaataaatgataaggagtctaatatattaaagtaaaagttAGGGGTTCAATCCATCGAAATCTAAATAGTCAGGGGGCTCCGAATGATTTTTACCAATATTATTTTTGAGGTGATTCTAAAACTCATAAAATGAATTGTGAATACTGGATAGGGGTATCAGAATTTACAAAATTCACAGCTACTACAATGGCCACACTCTCTCCTTTCTCCTCTCTGTACTCGGTTTCTACACCCAAATCTCACACAGTTTCCTCTCATTCTCCCCTTCAAAACCTCCATTTCCAATTCCATGGCTTTTCCAAATCTTCCAAGTGCTTGAATTTAAAGAATACCCCAATTTACAAGAACCCCTTATCCCATGGAAGTAGAAAACTGAGAGCAGTTGAAGACGAAACCCTAATCCCACAAGAAGAACAACCACAAGTCGAAGGAGGAGAACAACAAGCGGTTTCCGTCCCCGTCTCTCCTTCTGACACTCTTACTATGTATTTTCAGGTACTTTCTCTTATTGTCTATTAACTGTTTGTGTTTTTGCTTTGGGTATTTTATGCTTTCAATTAGCCTTTTCCCATTCAATATATTTGTTAACTTAATTTACATAATTTTGCAATTGGTCTCAAAATATGATAGATGATAAATTCAATTTCTCCTGAAAACATTGATTGTTAAGTATCTGTATAAGGTAACTTTTACTGCATTTTCAATTTTGGGGGTTTTAAGTTATAGTTTAGAGCCTGATGGAGTTGAAGGGAAGAGACAAGAGAGTATTGCTTAACCTGTAATTCTTCTATTTCTATGGGGTTTTAATCTTATCTGTATTGATTATTTCTCTTGTGGATGTGTGAAGGCAGAGGGAATGATGAATGAAGCTTCTATTCCTGCAGTCACCAATGCCTTAGAGGTATGAAACTTTCATGCCTTCTTtatatttcttttgttgcaaAGGAGATTGATATTCTCTATCAATAGTTGCAGGTTAATTTATGATATGCACTTCAATTTCAATGAATTTTGGGTAACAAGGAGACATAGTAAGTTATGGTTGCATTATGATGGGAAGAGGGGTGGAATTATTTAGATTCAACTATTGATTCCAAATGGACTACCAATTTTCTTTATCTGGATTTGAGCAGATCCTCAATTAAATTTTAACCATTGAAGTTATGTTCGAGTAACGAGCTTGTATCAATTATTCGAACTTTCATGAAATGCAATGAAGCAGGGTTCCTGTTCCTACTTGCTGAGTGAAATGGTGTGGTTAACAGCATTTGTATTGCCTCCATTTACAATAAACTCCCAGTCTCAAAAGATCAAATATGAATGGGCAATAAAATACAAGGAAAAAGAATTAGTATATATGCCCTTTGCCTGAATGTTGTACAAGAATTTCATGAAACTGTAATTAAAGCTAGAAAATTGGTGAGTTTCAAGGGTTCAAAGCGCAAAGAGAAAATGAACTACGAAATCAATACTCTTTTTTTTCAGTGATTTGTGAGCTTTTTCAGTTGTACGTCTTAGTTGATTTGTCTTCACTTATGCTTGGTTTCGGTTCAGCTTTTAGCTTAAAGATAAACTTGTTAACTCGTTTTGAAGTTTTGATTTGCAATTGATATTAGCTGAATGTCTTGTGTAGGGGACTGACAGTATTGCAGATTTGAAAGTTAAAGTCGAAGAGGGTATTGCAAGTATTGAGGTAAGTGAAATCTCAATGTGTTATTACATTATGATTGAGCTAGAAAACTGCTAAATGTTTGCAATAGTTGGTTGTTATGTAATTGTTTTGATGTTGTTGGTATATTTCAGTTGACAAAACAAACAACTGTGCAAGCTACAGGAGTGGCATCTAGTTTGGTTGAACTCATACAAGGTGCAGGTTTCAAGTTACAGACATTGAATTTGAGTTTTGCGGATGAGGAGGACATTGTCGTGGTTTAGGATCTTGCAATTTCTGTAAGTAAATTAGGAAAGTAAAGTTTGTATTTTAATCCTTGTTGGGATGACAATCATAATATCATGCATTCAAGCTCTAAAGCTCAAGACAACTCCTTAACTCAGAGATTCCGGTAAGAATTCATTAGAATCGGCTTATTAtttttcggtttcggttaaccattgattattgaaataaaaaatcatttctTAATCCATCAATTTTGTTTAGTCTAATTTTCGGTTTGATTTCGGTTCCGAAAATcgattttttagtttttcgatTAGTTTTGTGTGGACTTAGTAAACCCCGAGGAATGCAGACTGCATTTGCACCAGTTGAATCCTTAGCAGAAAGACCACAGAAAATTGGAGCACCATGTTGCATAGGGCTGAGCGTGGATCTTAGAGATTCTTGAACTAGACCAAATACCCGAAAAAAAAAGATCCAGAATTGGATTGAACCATTGACTTTTTTTACATGACCGAACTGAATTGTACCGTTGACTTAATTAGGTATAATTCTGGAGATTTTCAAATTCCTTATATTACTAAGTAAATATGTTGGAGATTCTAAAACCGTACTGAATATccgaaaaaacgatccagaacCGGATTGGAATGTTGACTTTTTCGTTAAGACCGGACCAAATTGTACTGTTGATTTTAGTAGatacaattctggagatttcAAATCCCGGAATTGTATTGAATCATACACACCCTTGCATGCATCACAATCACACTAGCCAAAAGGATATTAGGTTATCAGATCCGGCTCTAGGCATCCACATGGGCCTCATATTAGAAACTTATTTCAGTTATAATATAACTATTATTGATATCTCAATTGTTACATAATTATTATTGTGTCTCTCAATTTAAAAagtaaacatatatttttatttttattatttttaggcttaatacatcatttgccccctgaacttgtccaaaaagcttgattggccccctgaatttttaaagtgttccgatagccccttgaacttgcaaaaaatattcagttagccccctgaacttgcgtaaaacgtaatcaattgatcactcggtcgtaaaaaagtaagttaaatacggaagatgtattccacgtatcttagaatgttattgcataattaaaaaatagattaaaaaggaagttattgcATGCTCaattatacaacttgtcttctctaatattagaatcgtatattccgattttggtcgttttactttttataaGACTCgcggaatacatcttccgcatttaacttaccttTTTAcgatcgagtgatcaattaattacgttttatgcaagtttagggggctaactaGACATTTTTTttgcaagtttagggggctattggaacactttgaaagttcagggggccaatcaagctttttggataagttcagggagcaaatgatgtattaagccttatttttatcattattattattattatcatcatcgtatataaaaaaaaaatatagccgGTTAAAATGGAATTGAAAATCgacaataataatataaaatgctTTTTTTTCCCAACTAATGTTTCCCGTTAACAATGGCATAATAAGAAGGCCTCTGAAATTTATATCACAGCTTGTCTTTTAACAATAAGGCttagaagtaaaaaaaaattatagtctGTCGGATTCGCAAATATAGTCTCGTGATTTAAAAACGTGCAAACAAATGTTGCAATTAAAGGATTTATGAGTCAATTTTTGGTGATAaagtatttgtttttttaattaaaagtgaAGGACGGGATGGAAAAACCAGGACATCCTAACAAGGTTGCCACCCCCCAGGCAACCCGAACCCGAACCCGAACCCAaagaatatataaataaaaagaaaaaagcaaaCAAAAGAGTTTAAAGAGACAGAGAAAGACCAACATGAATCGGTACAAATCCCGACTATTACAATTATCCCAAATAAAATTAGAACAAAAAGAAGGGTGTGAATCCTACTAATTAAACTCCAAGTTGATTCTATCAAAATTTGATAGAGCCACCTGATTCCCCTCCCTGAATACGTGAGACACAACAAAATGCGTTTGAGAAATCATGTCCTTGCACTCACTCCAATCCAGACATTGCGCCTAAGGTATAAGATTTCACGGGTTCTAAAGCAACGTGACAACACAAATAGAATCATTCTCAAGCCAGAGTCTCTGCCAACCCTTATTAAACGCCATATGAATCGCATAAAGAGCGGCAAGTAATTCGGCCACATATATCCGCTAGTCAAACCAGCTAGTTAAATAAgctaactaaaaaaataatcagCTAGCTATTTGCgtaattaaatttagatatcaattcaatattgataaattaatttgaacaTAATCAGTTTTAgtactaaaattttattaaatttgaattaatttatcaaaatttatagCATAAACTTTCCCAATGATATTGGGAGCCATTTTGAACCTTGATTCTATATAgacaaaatcataaaattagGCAAAATGGAAGACttttttacatatttaactcatttactcaacttactacatatttagactatttttgtgtgacttttccaaaatactcttaatatatatatatatatatatatatatatatatataacacttagaaaTTGTTTAGCATTCTGTCTttctccctcccgtctgacttcgcaatatgcgaagtctgtGAAGATAATATTTAGTTTAGTAGATAATTTTAATTCGCAGATTTTACAATATtcgaagtctgcgaagataaAAGATATGTTTTTAAGCATTTTTATCTTCGCAGACTTCACATATTGAGAAATATGCGAAgtagtatataacaaaaaagacATAACAGAAAAGAGATTctaatattaaaatcataacatcaaaatttacaacaagattgcaacaataacaacattaaaatcataacattatcaaaatttacaataagattgccacaacaacaacattcaaatcatttcaagttcaatGTGATGAATCTTGACGGAAATTTCTCCATGTATCAAAAGAGAATCCAAGAAAAAATTTCTCCTCTGCATCCCAGTACACCGCCTTCTtaaaagggatgttatgtattcaaccatctTCAGacaaatttaatcgtgttaggaagaaaaatgatgatttggcttcgcgaaaagaggatttcgcgaagtctgcgaagagcaatgtgcaaggaagatgacgattttacttcgcgaaaagaggatttcgcgaagtctgcgaggagaaatgtgacgattttacttcgcgaaaatATATTACGCGAAGTTTGCAAGGAGAAATGTGACTATTTTAGTTCGCAAAAACATATTACGCGAAGTCTGTGAAGGgaaaaa
The sequence above is drawn from the Euphorbia lathyris chromosome 6, ddEupLath1.1, whole genome shotgun sequence genome and encodes:
- the LOC136231930 gene encoding uncharacterized protein → MATLSPFSSLYSVSTPKSHTVSSHSPLQNLHFQFHGFSKSSKCLNLKNTPIYKNPLSHGSRKLRAVEDETLIPQEEQPQVEGGEQQAVSVPVSPSDTLTMYFQAEGMMNEASIPAVTNALEGTDSIADLKVKVEEGIASIELTKQTTVQATGVASSLVELIQGAGFKLQTLNLSFADEEDIVVV